The Neurospora crassa OR74A linkage group I, whole genome shotgun sequence genome segment CCGAGTCCACGATGGGCACTGGGCTTAAGGCCGGCCCTGCCAATGATCCTTTGATCGAGGCCTCGCTCCGGCAAAAGATGCCGCGACTGTCTGGCAGCTACAGTCATACTCGGACTGTCACCGGCAGCTCGCCATTGCCGGGGAGGATGAACCAGGCTGCTCAGCGGGAGACGTTGCTGAACACCGGCATGGTCTCTGGTATTGGAAGCAGTACTTATATGGACACAGACCCTCAGATCACTGCGGAGCTTACTGGCATCTTTCAGGGCGTTCAGAAGATCATTGATCTTCGGCAAAAGTACATCAATCTGTCCCTCCAAGGGCCGCATGATAACCCTAAGGATGATCCTAACTGGGTCAtctatcctcctcccccggGCCCGGCTTGGAGCGCCGGAAACAGCCTAGCGAACAGCATGATACTGAATAACGACAAACACGAAGGGTCCTCTGGCACCCCATACAAGTGGACGGGCAAGAGGCGCAAACCTGGGCAGGATATTGGCGAAGATTTTGTGCTTGAGGACTTGTTGCCTGTGCCTGGTCCGGATGACTTTACGTATAAACTGGATGAAAATGGTGTTTACCAGATCTACAGCAACGACCAGCACAAAGAGGCCGATCAGCCAGCTATCAAGATCCCAACCTTGAGGGAGTATTACTTGGATCTGGAAGCCATCCTGTCCGTCTCCTCGGACGGACCTAGCAAGAGCTTTGCCTTCAGACGTCTTCAGTACCTCGAGAAGCGGTTCGACCTTTATGTGCTTTTGGAAGGATACGATGAGACGGCCGACTGCAAGAAGGTGCCCCATCGTGATTTCTATAACGTCAGAAAGGTTGACACCCACGTTCACCACTCGGCCTGCATGAACCAGAAGCATCTCTTGCGTTTTATCAAGAGTAAGATCAAGAAGTATCCGGACGAGATTGTGCTTTACAGAGATGGCAAGTACTTGACGCTAGCGGAGGTATTCGAGAGTCTCAACCTCACAGCGTACGATCTCAGTATCGACACGCTGGATATGCATGCTCACACGGATTCGTTCCACCGCTTCGACAAGTTCAACCTCAAGTATAACCCAATCGGCGAGTCGCGTTTGCGTACCATCTTCCTCAAGACCGATAACTTTATCAACGGACGCTACCTGGCCGAAATCACCAAGGAAGTCATTGCGGATCTGGAGTCTAGCAAATACCAGATGGTTGAGTGGCGTGTGTCTATTTACGGCAAGTCCCTCGATGAGTGGGACAAGCTTGCCAGCTGGGTTGTCGACAACAAGCTGTTCTCTCACAACGTCCGCTGGCTCGTCCAGATTCCTCGCCTTTACGATGTCTACAAAGCTAGTGGCGGCGTAAACACGTTTGAGGAAATTGTCAGGAACATCTTCGAGCCCTTGTTCGAGGTCACTAAGGATCCCTCCAGCCACCCCAAGCTGCACATCTTCCTGCAGAGAGTCATTGGTTTGGACAGTGTCGACGATGAAAGCAAGGTCGAGCGACGACTGTTCAGGAAGTTCCCCGTCCCTAAGATTTGGGACGGCAAGCAGAACCCTCCTTACAGCTACTGGATCTATTACCTGTATGCGAACATGGCCTCGCTTAACCATTGGCGCAAGAGGCGTGGGTTCAACACTTTTGTCCTCCGTCCCCATTGCGGTGAAGCGGGTGACAGCGAGCATCTTGCCGTCGCTGCTCTGTGCTGCCACAGCATCAGCCACGGTCTTCTCTTGCGCAAGGTTCCTGTCTTGCAATACGTCTTTTACCTTGAAAAAATTGGTATTGCCATGTCGCCATTGAGCAACAACGCGTTGTTCTTGGCATACGAGAGAAACCCGATGCACCAATACTTCAAGCGTGGCCTCAACGTGTCGCTCTCCACGGATGATCCTCTCCAGTTTGCGTTCACCAAGGAGCCGCTTATCGAGGAGTATGCGGTGGCGGCGCAGATCTACAAGCTCAGCCCCGTGGATATGTGCGAGCTTGCAAAGAACTCTGTGAAGCAGAGTGGTTACGAGCGTTCGATCAAGGAGCAGTGGCTGGGCAAGAACTTTGACTTACCAGGAGCCCAGGGCAATACCATGGTCAAGACCAACGTGCCTGACCGCAGAGAGGAGTTCCGCTATAGAACTCTACTTGAGGAAAGGGGAATGTAAGTTTATGTACTTCCGTCGACCCTGTGGACGACTGCTGACAAGTGAATAAATACAGGGTTGAAAGATACAATGCCCTCGCAGCCGAATCGGCGGCAGCTGTTGCCCAAGCAGCCCCCAAATCTCCGGCGCCGCCTGCGAAGGCTATCATTGGGGAGGCGAAGACACCGCTCAACACCAGCACTTTGCAGCCCGCTCCGCACGGGGGAAACGACTCCCTTTCACAGTCCCAGACCCTTCCCAGCCCCATGCAGCAGTCGCCTCAGCTGGGACTCCCCAGTGCCGCGCTCGAAGGAACAGGAACCGCCACTGGTCTCACCGACTCGATGAGGGAGCTGCATCTCCCCGAGCACGAACCTAGGTATTTCCCCGGGGTGATGTCGCGCAGCCAGGGGCGCAAGACCAGCACCCGACAGAGTTCGTTGCATGAGAGCGATGCTAAGCCGTAGGTGGCTGAC includes the following:
- a CDS encoding AMP deaminase encodes the protein MCGGPSPYARDTQSSSPTSPSFAASHLPARDSDDEEYNAHETSDTEFDNTIEHDHLGSRPGSAGSHGDLANNGNHSTDAEIEEGMLLRDMPKKTTFYDAVTERQMTQTDAKLFYQRSQVERNQIPTDGHATPTGSPFIAPGHGHGTVTRQIPTDSSQSAILSPESTMGTGLKAGPANDPLIEASLRQKMPRLSGSYSHTRTVTGSSPLPGRMNQAAQRETLLNTGMVSGIGSSTYMDTDPQITAELTGIFQGVQKIIDLRQKYINLSLQGPHDNPKDDPNWVIYPPPPGPAWSAGNSLANSMILNNDKHEGSSGTPYKWTGKRRKPGQDIGEDFVLEDLLPVPGPDDFTYKLDENGVYQIYSNDQHKEADQPAIKIPTLREYYLDLEAILSVSSDGPSKSFAFRRLQYLEKRFDLYVLLEGYDETADCKKVPHRDFYNVRKVDTHVHHSACMNQKHLLRFIKSKIKKYPDEIVLYRDGKYLTLAEVFESLNLTAYDLSIDTLDMHAHTDSFHRFDKFNLKYNPIGESRLRTIFLKTDNFINGRYLAEITKEVIADLESSKYQMVEWRVSIYGKSLDEWDKLASWVVDNKLFSHNVRWLVQIPRLYDVYKASGGVNTFEEIVRNIFEPLFEVTKDPSSHPKLHIFLQRVIGLDSVDDESKVERRLFRKFPVPKIWDGKQNPPYSYWIYYLYANMASLNHWRKRRGFNTFVLRPHCGEAGDSEHLAVAALCCHSISHGLLLRKVPVLQYVFYLEKIGIAMSPLSNNALFLAYERNPMHQYFKRGLNVSLSTDDPLQFAFTKEPLIEEYAVAAQIYKLSPVDMCELAKNSVKQSGYERSIKEQWLGKNFDLPGAQGNTMVKTNVPDRREEFRYRTLLEERGMVERYNALAAESAAAVAQAAPKSPAPPAKAIIGEAKTPLNTSTLQPAPHGGNDSLSQSQTLPSPMQQSPQLGLPSAALEGTGTATGLTDSMRELHLPEHEPRYFPGVMSRSQGRKTSTRQSSLHESDAKP